One Deltaproteobacteria bacterium DNA segment encodes these proteins:
- a CDS encoding carbohydrate ABC transporter permease: MRARDSIVKVLDQRATPYVVVGVILFFMLIPIGWTFITSLKSLKEAFLTPPTYVPRNPTFEAYKAVIFKSPVPRYILNSLIYCLSTVAFILTAGVFSAYGLSKYPYRGSNLILVSFLVTRILPPLSLLLPFYIIFRVLGLIDTKLSVIIFAIYLSYPLAVWILKSFFDTFPSDLMDAGMIDGCTRMGVLFRIVLPGVATGIAAVAIIAFLWTWQEFLSPYLFLNSDINKPITVGVYYFVGDELTYWNTISAAAIFASIPGIVFFLIAQKYIVKGLTMGGVKG; encoded by the coding sequence GTGCTCGATCAGAGAGCGACGCCGTATGTGGTGGTCGGTGTGATCCTATTCTTCATGCTCATCCCCATCGGATGGACATTTATCACCTCGCTGAAGTCGCTGAAGGAAGCCTTTCTCACGCCGCCGACCTATGTCCCGAGGAACCCGACCTTTGAAGCTTACAAGGCGGTCATCTTCAAGTCTCCTGTTCCCAGGTATATCTTGAACTCATTGATCTATTGCCTTTCCACCGTCGCCTTCATCCTGACCGCAGGGGTGTTCAGCGCTTACGGGCTCAGCAAGTACCCGTACAGGGGCAGCAACCTCATCCTTGTCTCCTTCCTGGTGACCCGTATTCTCCCCCCTCTGAGTCTGCTCCTTCCCTTCTACATCATCTTCAGGGTCCTCGGGTTGATAGACACAAAGCTCAGTGTGATCATATTTGCCATCTATCTTTCCTACCCGCTGGCTGTGTGGATCCTGAAGTCCTTTTTTGACACCTTCCCTTCAGACCTGATGGACGCCGGGATGATCGATGGGTGTACTCGTATGGGTGTGCTCTTCAGAATCGTGCTTCCGGGGGTTGCAACGGGTATTGCTGCTGTCGCAATCATCGCCTTTCTTTGGACATGGCAGGAGTTTTTGTCGCCTTACCTCTTCCTAAACAGCGACATCAATAAACCCATCACCGTGGGCGTGTACTACTTTGTCGGAGACGAGCTGACGTACTGGAACACCATATCCGCCGCCGCGATCTTTGCAAGCATACCCGGAATCGTCTTCTTCCTGATTGCCCAGAAATACATCGTCAAAGGGCTGACCATGGGAGGGGTCAAGGGATAG